The genomic window ATGATAACAGATTCATCACAACAACCCGAAGAAGAGAAAATCGAAATAACGTTGAGACCGAGAAATTTTGATGAGTATGTGGGTCAGGAAAAAATTAAGAAAAATCTTGCTATTGTTATTGGTGCCGCCAAAAAACGAGGAGATCCTATCGAACATACATTATTGTACGGTCCTCCAGGATTGGGAAAAACAACACTTGCTCATATTATTGCCAGAGAGATGAATGCAAATATAAAAATAACTTCAGGACCTGCTATTGAGCGAATTGGTGATCTTGGATCCATCCTCACCAATTTGAATGATGGAGACGTTCTTTTTATCGATGAAATTCACAGACTCAATAAAACGGTAGAAGAGATACTCTATCCAGCAATGGAGGATCATAAACTAGATATTATTATTGGAAAAGGACCTTCTGCTAGAACGCTTCAATTAGATCTGCCAAATTTCACAATAATCGGAGCAACTACAAGGCTAGGATCATTATCAGCACCACTTAGGGATCGCTTTGGTATTGTGCATCGATTGGAATTTTATGAAACCTATGAAGTAGAAGAAATACTTGAAAGAGCTGGGAAGATACTCGGAGTAAGAGTGGATTCTGAAGGAAAATCAATTATTGCTAAATGTTCTCGTTGTACCCCAAGAATAGCTAATAGATTGCTCAAAAGAGTTCGAGATGTGGCTCAAATAGAGGATGCTCCTATTATTACTCAAGATATTGCAAAAAGAGCCTTAGATATGTTAGAAATTGATGAAATAGGTTTAGATCCATCAGATCGAAGAATCCTTGATGCAATTATTACAAAATTTGGAGGTGGTCCTGTGGGGGTACAAACAATAGCTGCTGCAACGTCTGAAGAGGTACAAACGATCGAAGATGTTTATGAGCCCTATCTTATGAAGCTTGGTTTTTTGGAACGAACTTCGAGAGGGCGTATGGTTACAGAGGCTTGTCTTCTTCATTTAGGAAAACGGGTCTTGAAATAAATGGTAATTCTTTGGTAGAATTCTTATATGATACTACTTATTTCTTCTTTCTTTGTTTTTTTTCTTCTTATTGTGGGTATTTTTGCTTTATTTATCGTGTATCATTTGCGTCAATACAATACTCATAGTGGATTTGCCAATCTTCAAATTACTATCTTTCTTTTTGTTTTAGGCTTTTTGATTATAATGAGCATACTTTCCTTTGCTGGACTTCCTTTGGATGAGTTTCTTGGAAACGGTAATGCATCAGATATTTCATTTCCTTAAAGAAAAAATATGGTAGGATCATATCATTTTAAAGGTCAAGAAGATGGAGAAGAAATTATCCGTGTGATTCGCCGACATTGGTTTGATATTACTATGCAGTTTCTTCCTATTATAGGAGCGATACTTGCACTTTCTGTACTTTTTCCCATACTTTCTTCAACACTTATTTTGGATATACAAGCCTCTGTTTATTGGTTTTTTGCTTCTTTTTTGGGAATTTGTTTTTGGTTAGTTGCAAGTATTATCTGGATCGATTACTATCTGGATGTGTGGATTATGACGAATAGACGCGTAGTGAATGTTACGCAAAAAGGACTCTTTTTTCGCCACGTGAGCGATCTTCGCTACAATAAAATTCAAGACATTACAACGGAAGTGACAGGACTCATTCCTACATTTCTTAATTATGGTGATGTATTTATTCAAACAGCGGGAACTGAGCCAAGATTTATTTTTCATAATGTGGGGAATCCTTATTTAATCAAGGATGAACTTGTAGCACTGCAAAAAAGAATGAGACGAGGAGATATTACCGAAATGAAAAGACTGCTTCACGATGATGGAACGGCTGATATATAAGATGAGACGGGAGAAAAAGAGAAGGATAATTTTTGGAATAAGTTTTCTTTGTTTTTTATTTTTGGGAAATTCTTGTGTGTATGCTGAGGAAAAAGAAATTTTTTCTCTTCGTATAAATGAAGTTCGTCTTACAGGAGGGACGGGAAAATCAAATGAAGATTTTGTAGAAATATATAACTTTGGAAAAGAATCGATTGATTTAAAGGGGTGGTCACTGCGAAAAGAAACTTCAGGTAAAAAAGAATACTCACTTTATAGCTTTAGTTCGGAATATATTCTCAAACCAGGAGAATTTTTTCTTTGGGCAAATAAAGATAATAATTATGCAGATTCTCTTGGTGCAGATGCAAAAAATGGAAATACTCTAACGTATGAAAATAGAATCTTTCTTCAAAATAAAGAAGAAGATGAAATAGATTCTTATTTTTTTGAAAAAAGTAATCAGTACACAAGCGCCTTTGATGGGGAAAAATGGAAATGGGTTTGCAATGAAACTCCAAAGAAAGAAAATAATTTTTCTGGTTTTTTGGGTGAAAGAACGCTTCGATTAGAAGAACTTTTACCAGATCCAGAATCAGATCAAAATGAATTTGTAGAACTGTATAATTATGGAGAAAAAGAAATTAATCTTTCAGGATGGTTTGTGAGTGATGCTGTCGAGAAAAAGGCTTTATCAGGAATTCTTGCTCCTGGTGAATATAGAGCGGATTCTTTTGGCCTTTCTCTCAATAATACAAAAGAAAAAATCTCTCTTATCGATAAATGTGAAGGATCTGTGGATACGTTTGAATACGAAGATTCTCACAAAGGAAAAAGTTGGTCTTTTGATGAAGAAAAATGGCGAGAAACACCTTTTGTAACAAAGGGAGAAAAAAATAATTTTCCCCAAAAAATACAAGAACCAACTATTCGATTAAACGAGATAATGCCAAGTCCTTCAGAAGATCAAGAAAATAACGAATTTATTGAGATATATAATTTCGGAAAGAGTGCTGTGGATATAGGATATTGGTCATTAAAAGATGCGTCTGATACAGGATACGTTTTTCCACGACAAACAATAATAACTCCAAACGAATATAAAGTTTTTTATAGAAAGGATTTTTCTTTTGCTTTAAATGATAGTGGAAAAGAAACAGTATATCTTTTGGATCCTGCTGATTTTGAAGTAGATTCTACTTTGTATGAAGAGACAAAAAAAGATTTCTCTTTCTCTTTCGATGAAGAAAAAAAAGAATGGAAATTAACACCTTACACAAGTCCTCACGATAAAAATATCTTTCCTCTTCATCAAAAAGACGTAAAGATTCGATTGAATGAAATTTTACCAGATCCTGATGGGGATGAAGCAAAAAATGAATATATAGAACTCTATAATTTTGATAACAAAGAAATTGATATTTCTTATTGGGGAATTCAGGACACATCGGGTGTTGAATATATTTTTCCTCAAGGAACTCGTATTGCTTCGGGCGAATACTTTTCTTTTTCTAGAAATATATTTAAATTTTCCCTCAATAACACAAAAGAAAAAATTTCTCTCAAAGATGCTACTGGTTACGAAATTGATTTTGTGACATACGAAAATACCAAAAAGAATATAAGTTGGAATAGAAATGAAAAAAATGAATGGAGAAAAAGTGCACATCTTACTCCTGGAAAGAAAAATAAATTTAATAATCTTCCTAAAATTTCAGAAAAGGATATTCCAAAAAAAGGATATGTTCATATGAAAACACTTTTTTCTGCTCATGCTAAAGATGAGGATGGAGATGAAATAAAATACCGATGGGAATTTGGAGATGGAAAAAAGAGCTATTTAGAAAATACTTCTCATATATATGAAAAGAAAGGAAGATACGAAGTATCTTTATATGTAAATGATGGCATAGAAGAAGTTGTTTTTTCGAAGTCCCTTGTTATTTCTAAATATCCTGAATTTAAGGCAAAAATAGTAGCCTTTGTTCCAAATCCTGCAGGACGTGATACCGATAATGAGTGGATAGAAATTATAAATGAAGATGAAAAAACACTTGATTTGTCTTTCTGGTCTATTGCTACAGGAGCTGATGCAAAAAAACTTGTCAATCATCCCCTTCGTGATGTTGTAAAGATTGAACCTGGAAAAACAGAGAAAATATATCGAACGCAAAGTTCTTTTTCCTTGAGAAACTCTTCAGGAATAATTGAACTTCGTCGGCCAAATCAAACAGTTGCTCATACTGTTTCGTATGAAAAGGAGAAAATAAATGAAGGTGATACCTATCAATTTTCTTCTGGTTTATGGGGGTGGATATCGAAAGAAAAAGGAAAAGAAGTATTGTCTAAAGAAGAATCTGTCGTAGAGGAAAAAGAAGAATTTGTTTTGGGATCTTCAATTGAGAGAGAACGATATTTTTATAAAGGAATATTTATTTTGGAATACGAAAAAAGGAGACATCTTTTGGGATATGAAGAAAAGAAATATGTAGACAAAAGAGGTGATCAATTTGTTTTTACAAGAGGTGGTCTTATAAAACAACATTCGTGGTGGACTCGATGTCTTTGGGGGGCATGTTTGGAAGGGTAATGCTTCTTGTCGAGTCACTTTCCCATACGAAAGAAAGAAAAAGAGCTTTTTTGTTCAGTACAGAAGAAATATTTTCTGGCCATTCGAGAAGTATGAGTGTTTCAGGTTTCTGTATTATTTCCTCCCATCCGAGATTGAGAATGTCGGACGATTGTATTCTGTACGCATCGATATGATACAAAAAAGAAATACCATTTTTCTTTTTTGAAAGAGGATATTCTTTGATAAGGGAGAAAGTAGGGCTGGTATAGGGAGGATCAGCATTGAAAAAAGAAAGGATTCCTTGTGTGAAAGTAGTTTTTCCACTACCAAGACCTCCTTCGAGACAAAGAAGTGTTTGCCCTGAAAGTGTCCTTGAAAAGGTTTGGGCAAGATCTTTTGTTTCTTCAACGGAATTTGTTCTATAGAGTTTCATAAAAAAACTTTAGCATACTGTGAAAAAAAGAAAAAGCCTTCACAGGACTATTATTAACTCTCATTTACAGAAAGAAGATTGGCAATAAACACTTTATTTTATGGATATAAAAAAAGGATAAAAAATGAGAATAAAAATGTTTTTATATCATTTTGTGTTGTTTGACAATAAGACTCTCTTTTCGTACACTAACCCTCCGCTTGTTTATTCTCAAAAAGCTGAAAAGGAAGAAAAAAATATTTTTTTGAGATAGAAATAAGAATGTAATTATACAATTTGAAAACTTTGTTCGAAAGGGGAAACGGAAAGATAGTGGTGGTAAAAAGGGTGTTTCTGAGTTAAGATTTTTCATTTTCTTTCTATAATTATGGCACTTGATACTGATACTCAATTTTTTTCTGCTTTAGAGGGATCGAAATATCCTCTTGTTGTTCTCCCAGAAAATCCTTCGGGCGATAGTATCTGTGCTGGACGTGCTCTTTCTTTGGTTTTAGAAAGATTAGGAAAGGAAGTTTCTCTTGTTTACTCTCAAACATTTGATTCTGCTTTTAATTTTGATTTTCTTTCTTGTCCAAAAGAAATACGACATAATCTCTTGGGTGTAAGAGATTTTGTTTTCATTTTTAATACAACAAGAAATCCTATTGGAAATGTTCGAACGGAACAAAGTGATGGAGAATTTCGTATTTATCTTACTCCACAGAAGGGATCAATTGACCCTCGAGATTTTTCTTTTATACCAACAGATATAAAATATGACAGGATTTTTCTTCTGGGTGTTCGGGATAAAGAATCTCTCGGAAATCTTTATGAGGAAAATGCAGATGTTTTTTTTGAAGTACCTCTTATAAATATTGATGTTCGTTCTGATAATGAACAATATGCTCAAACGAACATTGTAGAAGTTACTTCTTCGAGTGTTTCAGAATTAATAACTAACCTTCTTTCTCGAGCAAAGAAGAATTATATTTCCGAAGAAATAGCACAATGCCTTTTGGCAGGAATTATTTGTGGAACGGAAAGTTTTCAATCAAGTGTGACGACGCCAAAATCACTTCAATTCGCATCTTTTCTTATAGATAAAGGAGCTGATCAGCATGAGATTGTGAGAAATCTTTATAAGAAGCAATCTTTTTCTCTTCTTAAATTATTGGGAAAAGTTCTAGCCAAACTTCAATGGGAAGAGTCTTTGTCTATGATATGGGCTATGATTGAAATGAAAGACTTTTCTGAGAGTAAGGCAAGTTTTAAAGATCTTCCTGCTATTATGGAGCGTATTCGAAGCTATACTTCGTCAGCTTCTTGTATTCTACTTTTATATGCTAATGAAGAAGGATTTTTTTCGGGAATTCTTCGGGCTAAAGATAAAAATATGTATATGAAACTCAATCTTATTATCCCGGGAGCAACCTTGGGAGACTATTATGTTTTTCACTGCAAAGAAAAATACACAGAAGAAGTGCAAAAAAATCTTTTGGAAAAGATAAAAACTCTCTAGATTTTTTCTAAGAATTTTTCATAAAAATTTATATTTTAGGGCTATTTAAAAAAGAAAAAGAGAAGAATGTAAACGAAAAAATATTCTATTTCAAAAAAATAAAAAAAGTGGTAGGATACAAGTATTCAAATATCTCTAAAAAACGAAAAAAATAGATGTGAGAAAGAAGTTTAAAAAAAAATCATTTCTTCACTTCTCCCTCCCTGTATTCTCTGGGATTTTTCTTTTTCTCTTTTTTTCTTTTTCTTCTCCTACTCATGCTTCCACTGTAACCTGGACAGGAACAACAAGCACTGCTTGGACTACAGTAACGAACTGGAATACAGGAACTGTTCCTACAAGCACAGATGATGTTGTTATAAATTACACAGGAACGAATCAACCTACACTCGATGTAAATGGTGGAACCATTACTATACAATCTCTTACTCTTGGAGGAGGAGCATCAACTTCTACTCTTACGCTTTCTTATGGATCGCCTACAAACAAATTTATTGTTACGGGGAATGTAACGATTCTTGATAAAGGGTATCTTACGCATCCCTTTAATGATTCTGTAGAAACGCATAGACTCTTTATGGATGTCGGAGGAAATCTCGATGTTCAAACCGGAGGACAGATTAATGTGGATGGGAAGGGGTATAGTGGTGGTCCAGGATTTGGTACATATGGGGGATCTTATGGAGGACAAAGTGCTACCGGAGGAACTATGGGGATAACATATGGGTCTTACTTAAATCCTGAAAATATTGGGAGTGGAGGGACTTCTATAAGTGGAGCTGGCTCTGTCATTCTTAATGTTACCGGCTCTGTTTTTTTAAATGGCTCCATAACTACAATAGGTTCTGATAGGGGTGCTTCTGCTGGATCTGGAGGGTCTGTAAATATTTCAACAACAACTTTTTCAGGTGCGGGAGTGATAAAGGCGAATGGAGGTGGTGCTAATGGTGGAGGTGGTCGCGTTGCTGTAAAACTTACAAGTGGAAATGACTTTGGATCGGTTACAATGCAAGCATATGGAACAGCAACTGGAACTATTTATACCGAAACCGCAAGTCAAGGATCAGGAAATGGAACGGTGATTATTGATAATAATAATCGAGCATCATCTGTATTTACTGTAATTCCATCTACCCAAACATGGACCATTAAAAATCTTGTTCTAAGAAACAAAGGGCAAATTAGTGTCCCCACAGGAACGACTCTTATTCTTGACAATCCCAACTCTGTAACCGGACTTGCTGGATCATCAGCAATAGATAGTGGCATTGCTCTTCGAGGAGGAACCTTCGATCTTCCCCAAGGATTGCTCAATATTGAAAACTGGGCACTTATTGCAGATCTTCCTCATACACTCAATGGAGATATTATCGTCAAATCCGGAGGATATATGACTCATAGTGCTAATGGAAGTACCGAACTCTATAAAATGAATCTTACGATTAATGGGAATCTCGATGTTCAAACCGGAGGACAGATTAATGTGGATGGGAAGGGGTATAGTGGTGGTCCAGGATTTGGTACATATGGGGGATCTTATGGAGGACAAAGTGCTACCGGAGGAACTATGGGGATAACATATGGGTCTTACTTAAATCCTGAAAATATTGGGAGTGGAGGGACTTCTATAAGTGGAGCTGGCTCTGTCATTCTTAATGTTACCGGCTCTGTTTTTTTAAATGGCTCCATAACTACAATAGGTTCTGATAGGGGTGCTTCTGCTGGATCTGGAGGGTCTGTAAATATTTCAACAACAACTTTTTCAGGTGCGGGAGTGATAAAGGCGAATGGAGGTGGTGCTAATGGTGGAGGTGGTCGCGTTGCTGTAAAACTTACAAGTGGAAATGACTTTGGATCGGTTACAATGCAAGCATATGGAACAGCAACTGGAACTATTTATACCGAAACCGCAAGTCAAGGATCAGGAAATGGAACGGTGATTATTGATAATAATAATCGAGCATCATCTGTATTTACTGTAATTCCATCTACCCAAACATGGACCATTAAAAATCTTGTTCTAAGAAACAAAGGGCAAATTAGTGTTCCCACAGGAACCACTCTTGATCTTACTAATGCAACTATTACCAATGATGGACTCGGAACAAGTGGAATCAATGTAAATGGAGGAACTCTTTTAACTCCCGAAACAGTTACCGTAAATGGAATATTCCTAAACATTACAGCTCCACAAACTATAAATGGAAATCTTATTCTTGGTGGGGGATCTACAACATCTACACTTACTGTAAGTAATGGTTCTCCCACAAATAAATTCACCGTTACCGGAAATGTTACTATTGCCAACAATGGTTATCTTACCCACACAGCAAACACAAATGCAGAAACCCATAGACTCTTCATGGATGTCGGAGGAAATCTCGATGTTCAAATTGGAGGAAAGATTAATGTGGATGGGAGGGGATATGGGGCGGGGTATGGACCGGGAATTTGTAAATACAATAATACTTTTACTGCTTCATATGGAGGAAATAATATAGTGGATTGTGGCGGATTTGTTTACGGATCTCTTTATAATCCAGTTAATTTAGGAACTGGAGGGAATAATAATTCAGGGGGGGGGATCTATTGTTTTGAATGTTGCTGAATCAGTAATTATTTCTGGCTCAGTAACAGCAAATTCTGGAT from Candidatus Moraniibacteriota bacterium includes these protein-coding regions:
- the ruvB gene encoding Holliday junction branch migration DNA helicase RuvB is translated as MITDSSQQPEEEKIEITLRPRNFDEYVGQEKIKKNLAIVIGAAKKRGDPIEHTLLYGPPGLGKTTLAHIIAREMNANIKITSGPAIERIGDLGSILTNLNDGDVLFIDEIHRLNKTVEEILYPAMEDHKLDIIIGKGPSARTLQLDLPNFTIIGATTRLGSLSAPLRDRFGIVHRLEFYETYEVEEILERAGKILGVRVDSEGKSIIAKCSRCTPRIANRLLKRVRDVAQIEDAPIITQDIAKRALDMLEIDEIGLDPSDRRILDAIITKFGGGPVGVQTIAAATSEEVQTIEDVYEPYLMKLGFLERTSRGRMVTEACLLHLGKRVLK
- a CDS encoding PH domain-containing protein; protein product: MVGSYHFKGQEDGEEIIRVIRRHWFDITMQFLPIIGAILALSVLFPILSSTLILDIQASVYWFFASFLGICFWLVASIIWIDYYLDVWIMTNRRVVNVTQKGLFFRHVSDLRYNKIQDITTEVTGLIPTFLNYGDVFIQTAGTEPRFIFHNVGNPYLIKDELVALQKRMRRGDITEMKRLLHDDGTADI
- a CDS encoding lamin tail domain-containing protein, with the translated sequence MRREKKRRIIFGISFLCFLFLGNSCVYAEEKEIFSLRINEVRLTGGTGKSNEDFVEIYNFGKESIDLKGWSLRKETSGKKEYSLYSFSSEYILKPGEFFLWANKDNNYADSLGADAKNGNTLTYENRIFLQNKEEDEIDSYFFEKSNQYTSAFDGEKWKWVCNETPKKENNFSGFLGERTLRLEELLPDPESDQNEFVELYNYGEKEINLSGWFVSDAVEKKALSGILAPGEYRADSFGLSLNNTKEKISLIDKCEGSVDTFEYEDSHKGKSWSFDEEKWRETPFVTKGEKNNFPQKIQEPTIRLNEIMPSPSEDQENNEFIEIYNFGKSAVDIGYWSLKDASDTGYVFPRQTIITPNEYKVFYRKDFSFALNDSGKETVYLLDPADFEVDSTLYEETKKDFSFSFDEEKKEWKLTPYTSPHDKNIFPLHQKDVKIRLNEILPDPDGDEAKNEYIELYNFDNKEIDISYWGIQDTSGVEYIFPQGTRIASGEYFSFSRNIFKFSLNNTKEKISLKDATGYEIDFVTYENTKKNISWNRNEKNEWRKSAHLTPGKKNKFNNLPKISEKDIPKKGYVHMKTLFSAHAKDEDGDEIKYRWEFGDGKKSYLENTSHIYEKKGRYEVSLYVNDGIEEVVFSKSLVISKYPEFKAKIVAFVPNPAGRDTDNEWIEIINEDEKTLDLSFWSIATGADAKKLVNHPLRDVVKIEPGKTEKIYRTQSSFSLRNSSGIIELRRPNQTVAHTVSYEKEKINEGDTYQFSSGLWGWISKEKGKEVLSKEESVVEEKEEFVLGSSIERERYFYKGIFILEYEKRRHLLGYEEKKYVDKRGDQFVFTRGGLIKQHSWWTRCLWGACLEG
- the tsaE gene encoding tRNA (adenosine(37)-N6)-threonylcarbamoyltransferase complex ATPase subunit type 1 TsaE, with amino-acid sequence MKLYRTNSVEETKDLAQTFSRTLSGQTLLCLEGGLGSGKTTFTQGILSFFNADPPYTSPTFSLIKEYPLSKKKNGISFLYHIDAYRIQSSDILNLGWEEIIQKPETLILLEWPENISSVLNKKALFLSFVWESDSTRSITLPNMPPKDIESTTNVVL